A genomic window from Cupriavidus metallidurans CH34 includes:
- a CDS encoding response regulator, which produces MTFSSHDRNLSVFHHPVLTVLVDDSKSFIDSLAFQMDASRAVVSFTDPREALAWIREAYATRHPAFLPVHVTHDDLTFLSERRTVQLDVDRIHRQIHDVKRFLQPGVIVVDYSMPQMDGLEFCQALEGLPCKTILLTGTADESIAVQGFNHGLIDRYVKKHDPNMVARLNEEIDALQQQYFASISRTLRDLLTRHSYSFLSDPAMADRVRQTAARYGFVEYYLYPNPVGMLLLTAQGHATLMVIETRAGLMSQVESAEAYEAPAALIEGLREGRIVPFFWPGNGMYTPACVDWEQYCLPAERCEGHEEYFYALFDLPRHMLQEPVVSLQSFLAEFTRNPELMTGRNKRD; this is translated from the coding sequence ATGACATTCAGTTCGCATGACAGGAATCTGTCGGTCTTCCATCACCCCGTGCTGACGGTGCTGGTGGACGACAGCAAATCGTTCATCGACAGCCTGGCGTTCCAGATGGATGCGTCCCGCGCGGTGGTCAGCTTCACCGACCCGCGCGAGGCACTCGCATGGATTCGAGAAGCGTATGCCACACGGCACCCGGCGTTCCTGCCGGTGCACGTCACCCATGATGACCTGACTTTCCTGTCCGAGCGCCGCACGGTGCAGCTCGACGTCGATCGCATTCATCGCCAGATTCACGATGTGAAGCGCTTCCTGCAGCCCGGCGTGATCGTTGTCGACTACTCGATGCCCCAGATGGACGGTCTCGAGTTCTGCCAGGCACTGGAAGGCCTGCCCTGCAAGACCATCCTGCTGACCGGCACGGCCGACGAAAGCATCGCTGTGCAGGGCTTCAACCACGGATTGATCGACCGCTACGTAAAGAAGCACGATCCGAACATGGTGGCGCGGCTCAACGAGGAAATCGACGCACTCCAGCAGCAGTATTTCGCTTCGATCTCGCGCACGCTGCGCGACCTGCTGACCCGCCATTCGTACTCGTTCCTGTCCGACCCGGCGATGGCCGACCGCGTGCGCCAGACGGCCGCGCGCTATGGCTTTGTCGAGTACTACCTGTATCCAAATCCGGTGGGCATGCTGCTGCTGACCGCCCAGGGTCATGCCACGCTGATGGTGATCGAAACGCGCGCGGGGCTGATGAGCCAGGTGGAGTCTGCAGAGGCCTACGAGGCGCCGGCCGCGCTGATCGAAGGCCTGCGCGAAGGTCGCATCGTGCCGTTCTTCTGGCCCGGCAACGGCATGTACACGCCGGCCTGCGTGGACTGGGAACAGTACTGCCTGCCCGCCGAGCGTTGCGAAGGTCACGAAGAGTACTTCTACGCGCTGTTCGACCTGCCCCGCCACATGCTGCAGGAACCCGTGGTCAGCCTGCAGAGCTTTCTGGCGGAATTCACGCGGAATCCGGAATTGATGACGGGGCGGAACAAGCGCGACTGA
- a CDS encoding Re/Si-specific NAD(P)(+) transhydrogenase subunit alpha, translated as MHIGIPLETRAGEARVAATPETVKKYVAQGHQVTVQAGAGIRASIPDAAFEAAGARIGSAADALGAELLLKVRAPDDAERAQIKPGAVLVGMLNPFDIENNARMASAAITAFALEAAPRTTRAQSMDVLSSQANIAGYKAVLEAAHHYQRFMPMLMTAAGTVKAARVLILGAGVAGLQAIATAKRLGAVIEASDVRPAVKEQIESLGAKFLDVPFLTDEEREIAQGVGGYARPMPADWMRRQAELVHQRATQADIVITTALIPGRRAPVLLQEETVKQMKPGSVVVDLAAAQGGNCPLTVADEVVERHGVTLIGHTNLAGMVAADASALYARNVLDFLKLIIDKDARYTLNLEDDIVAACLMCKDGQVIREAA; from the coding sequence ATGCATATCGGCATCCCGCTCGAGACGCGGGCAGGTGAGGCGCGAGTCGCCGCCACCCCGGAGACCGTCAAGAAGTACGTTGCGCAGGGCCATCAGGTAACGGTGCAAGCCGGCGCCGGTATCCGCGCCAGTATTCCCGACGCAGCGTTCGAAGCGGCAGGCGCGCGCATCGGCTCCGCGGCCGATGCGCTCGGCGCGGAACTCCTGCTGAAGGTCCGCGCGCCGGACGATGCCGAACGTGCCCAGATCAAGCCGGGTGCCGTGCTGGTCGGCATGCTCAATCCCTTCGATATCGAAAACAACGCGCGCATGGCCAGCGCCGCGATCACGGCGTTCGCGCTCGAAGCCGCGCCGCGTACCACGCGCGCGCAGAGCATGGACGTGCTGTCCTCGCAGGCCAACATCGCCGGCTACAAGGCCGTGCTGGAGGCCGCGCACCACTACCAGCGCTTCATGCCGATGCTGATGACGGCAGCGGGCACGGTAAAGGCCGCGCGCGTGCTGATCCTCGGCGCTGGCGTGGCGGGCCTGCAGGCCATCGCCACGGCCAAGCGACTGGGCGCCGTGATCGAAGCCTCCGATGTGCGCCCCGCCGTGAAGGAGCAGATCGAATCGCTCGGCGCGAAATTCCTCGACGTGCCGTTCCTGACTGACGAAGAGCGCGAGATCGCGCAAGGCGTGGGCGGCTATGCCCGCCCGATGCCCGCCGACTGGATGCGGCGCCAGGCCGAACTGGTGCACCAGCGTGCCACGCAGGCCGACATCGTCATCACCACCGCGCTGATCCCGGGCCGCCGCGCGCCGGTGCTGCTGCAGGAAGAGACTGTCAAGCAGATGAAGCCCGGCTCGGTCGTCGTCGACCTCGCCGCAGCACAGGGCGGCAACTGCCCGCTGACCGTCGCCGACGAAGTGGTCGAGCGCCACGGCGTCACCCTGATCGGTCACACGAACCTTGCCGGCATGGTTGCCGCCGATGCGTCCGCGCTGTACGCGCGCAACGTGCTGGACTTCCTCAAGCTGATCATCGACAAGGATGCCCGCTATACGCTGAATCTCGAGGACGACATCGTTGCCGCCTGCCTGATGTGCAAGGACGGCCAGGTCATCCGCGAGGCAGCCTGA
- the mnmA gene encoding tRNA 2-thiouridine(34) synthase MnmA has protein sequence MSGKRVVVGLSGGVDSSVTAWLLKQQGYEVIGLFMKNWEDDDDSEYCSTRQDWLDVASVADVIGVDVEAVNFAAEYKDRVFADFLREYSAGRTPNPDVLCNAEIKFKAFLDHAMSLGANTIATGHYARVRQAANGKFELLKAFDHTKDQSYFLHRLNQAQLSRTLFPLGEIPKTRVREIAAEIGLPNAKKKDSTGICFIGERPFRDFLNRYLPTQPGPMKTPEGKVVGEHIGLAFYTLGQRKGIGLGGSRDGSGDAWYVARKDMASNTLYVVQGHDHPWLLTSELNAADLSWVAGEPPAAGATMAAKTRYRQSDAPCRVVAAEGDALKLSFAEPQWAVTPGQSAVLYDGDVCLGGGIIQ, from the coding sequence ATGAGCGGCAAGCGCGTGGTGGTGGGCTTGTCCGGTGGCGTCGATTCGTCGGTCACCGCATGGTTGCTGAAGCAGCAGGGTTATGAAGTCATCGGCTTGTTCATGAAGAACTGGGAAGACGATGACGACAGCGAATACTGCTCGACGCGCCAGGACTGGCTCGACGTGGCGTCCGTGGCCGACGTGATCGGCGTGGACGTGGAAGCCGTCAACTTCGCCGCCGAGTACAAGGACCGCGTGTTCGCCGATTTCCTGCGCGAATACTCTGCCGGCCGCACGCCGAATCCGGACGTGCTGTGCAACGCCGAGATCAAGTTCAAGGCCTTCCTCGATCACGCGATGTCGCTGGGCGCCAATACGATTGCCACGGGCCACTACGCGCGCGTGCGACAGGCGGCCAACGGCAAGTTTGAATTGCTCAAGGCGTTCGATCACACCAAGGACCAGAGTTACTTCCTGCACCGCCTGAACCAGGCACAGCTCTCGCGCACGCTGTTTCCGCTAGGCGAGATCCCGAAGACACGCGTGCGCGAAATCGCCGCGGAAATCGGCCTGCCGAACGCGAAGAAGAAGGACTCCACCGGTATCTGCTTTATCGGTGAACGTCCGTTCCGCGACTTCCTGAACCGCTATCTGCCGACCCAACCGGGCCCGATGAAGACACCCGAAGGCAAGGTGGTGGGCGAACACATCGGCCTGGCGTTCTACACGCTGGGCCAGCGCAAGGGCATCGGCCTGGGCGGCAGCCGTGATGGCAGTGGCGATGCCTGGTACGTGGCGCGCAAGGACATGGCCAGCAACACGCTCTACGTGGTGCAGGGCCACGATCATCCGTGGCTGCTGACGTCGGAACTGAACGCTGCGGATCTGTCATGGGTGGCCGGAGAGCCGCCAGCGGCGGGTGCCACGATGGCCGCCAAGACGCGGTATCGGCAGAGCGATGCCCCTTGCAGGGTGGTGGCAGCCGAAGGCGATGCGTTGAAGCTGTCGTTCGCGGAGCCGCAGTGGGCGGTGACGCCGGGGCAGTCGGCCGTGCTGTATGACGGGGATGTCTGCCTGGGTGGCGGGATTATCCAGTAA
- a CDS encoding NAD(P)(+) transhydrogenase (Re/Si-specific) subunit beta, whose protein sequence is MEVISMNLVTLLYLVASVCFIQALKGLSHPASARKGNAFGMIGMAIAVVTTLALIVKIKHEFLAVGAAQSSVGTGLALIFGALVVGGGIGAYVAKKVEMTKMPELVAAMHSLIGLAAVFIAVAAVAEPAAFGITPAGSHLIPLGNRIELFIGCFVGAITFSGSVIAFGKLSGRYKFRLFQGAPVVFPGQHWLNLLLAIGMIGFGVIFFLSQSWLPFLIMLAIAFVLGVLIIIPIGGADMPVVVSMLNSYSGWAAAGIGFSLNNPMLIIAGSLVGSSGAILSYIMCKAMNRSFFNVILGGFGADASAGATAGAQAQRNVKSGSADDAAFVMSNAETVIIVPGYGLAVARAQHALKELTEKLTEHGVTVKYAIHPVAGRMPGHMNVLLAEAEVPYDQVFEMEDINSEFGQADVVLVLGANDVVNPAAKTDPKSPIAGMPILEAYKAKTIIVNKRSMAAGYAGLDNELFYMDKTMMVFGDAKKVVEDMFKAVD, encoded by the coding sequence ATGGAAGTCATCAGCATGAACCTTGTGACGCTGCTGTACCTGGTGGCATCGGTCTGCTTCATCCAGGCGCTGAAAGGCCTCTCTCACCCGGCATCGGCCCGCAAGGGCAATGCGTTCGGCATGATCGGCATGGCCATCGCCGTGGTGACCACGCTGGCGCTGATCGTCAAGATCAAGCACGAGTTCCTGGCGGTAGGCGCGGCGCAGTCGTCGGTTGGTACGGGTCTGGCGCTGATCTTCGGCGCGCTGGTGGTCGGCGGCGGCATCGGCGCCTATGTGGCGAAGAAGGTCGAAATGACCAAGATGCCCGAGCTGGTGGCCGCGATGCACTCGCTGATCGGTCTGGCCGCCGTGTTCATCGCCGTGGCCGCCGTGGCGGAGCCCGCCGCGTTCGGCATCACGCCGGCTGGCTCGCACCTGATCCCGCTCGGCAACCGCATCGAACTGTTCATCGGCTGCTTCGTCGGTGCGATTACGTTCTCCGGTTCGGTGATCGCATTCGGCAAGCTGTCTGGCCGCTACAAGTTCCGGCTGTTCCAGGGCGCGCCGGTGGTGTTCCCGGGCCAGCACTGGCTGAACCTGCTGCTGGCCATCGGCATGATCGGCTTCGGCGTGATCTTCTTCCTGTCGCAGTCGTGGCTGCCGTTCCTGATCATGCTGGCCATCGCGTTCGTGCTTGGCGTGCTGATCATCATTCCGATCGGCGGCGCCGACATGCCCGTGGTGGTGTCGATGCTGAACTCGTACTCGGGCTGGGCAGCGGCCGGCATCGGCTTCTCGCTGAACAACCCGATGCTGATCATCGCGGGCTCGCTGGTGGGCTCATCCGGCGCGATCCTCTCGTACATCATGTGCAAGGCGATGAACCGCTCGTTCTTCAACGTGATCCTGGGCGGCTTCGGCGCGGATGCATCGGCCGGCGCAACGGCGGGCGCGCAGGCGCAGCGCAATGTGAAGTCCGGATCGGCGGATGACGCGGCCTTCGTGATGAGCAATGCGGAAACCGTGATCATCGTGCCCGGCTACGGCCTGGCTGTGGCCCGTGCCCAGCATGCGCTTAAAGAATTGACCGAGAAGCTGACCGAGCACGGCGTGACGGTGAAGTATGCGATCCACCCCGTGGCGGGCCGGATGCCAGGTCACATGAACGTGCTGCTGGCCGAAGCCGAGGTGCCGTACGACCAGGTCTTCGAGATGGAGGACATCAACAGCGAGTTTGGCCAGGCCGACGTGGTGCTGGTGCTAGGCGCCAACGACGTGGTCAATCCGGCCGCCAAGACCGACCCGAAATCGCCGATCGCCGGGATGCCGATACTGGAGGCGTACAAGGCCAAGACGATCATTGTGAACAAGCGTTCGATGGCAGCCGGCTACGCGGGTCTGGACAACGAACTGTTCTACATGGACAAGACGATGATGGTGTTCGGCGACGCCAAGAAGGTGGTCGAGGACATGTTCAAGGCGGTCGACTAA
- a CDS encoding NUDIX hydrolase gives MCTMSRDWNASVTVAAVIERGGRFLLVEEETADGLRLNQPAGHLEAGESLIRAVVRETLEETAHSFEPRALLGVYTSRGRSSRDQGDTTYIRFAFTGDIGTLDAGRQLDTGIVRTVWMTAEELRGCPERHRSPLLMACVDDYLAGKRFALDMIHTHPSTVAASIAPGDTAAPTNPPAQAGAAS, from the coding sequence ATGTGCACCATGTCACGTGATTGGAATGCCAGCGTCACAGTAGCCGCCGTTATCGAACGGGGCGGCCGCTTCCTGCTGGTGGAAGAGGAAACCGCGGATGGTCTGCGTCTGAACCAGCCCGCCGGCCATCTGGAAGCGGGCGAGAGCCTGATTCGCGCCGTCGTGCGCGAAACGCTCGAGGAAACCGCGCATTCGTTCGAACCGCGCGCGCTACTGGGCGTCTACACGAGCCGCGGCCGTTCGTCGCGCGACCAGGGCGACACCACCTATATCCGCTTCGCCTTTACCGGTGATATCGGCACACTCGATGCCGGGCGCCAGTTGGATACCGGCATCGTCCGTACCGTGTGGATGACCGCCGAGGAACTGCGTGGCTGCCCCGAGCGCCATCGCTCGCCGCTGCTGATGGCTTGCGTCGACGACTACCTGGCCGGCAAACGCTTCGCGCTCGACATGATCCATACGCATCCGAGCACCGTGGCCGCGTCGATCGCGCCGGGCGACACCGCCGCGCCGACGAATCCGCCGGCGCAGGCAGGAGCGGCATCATGA
- a CDS encoding NAD(P) transhydrogenase subunit alpha part 2, with the protein MEMVNHTVINLIIFVLAIYVGYHVVWTVTPALHTPLMAVTNAISAIIIVGAMLAAGLTEGGVGRVMGTVAVALAAVNVFGGFLVTQRMLEMFKKKEPKAKADNKGGA; encoded by the coding sequence ATGGAGATGGTTAACCACACGGTGATCAACCTGATCATCTTTGTGCTGGCGATCTACGTGGGATACCACGTGGTCTGGACGGTGACGCCCGCGCTGCACACCCCGCTCATGGCCGTGACCAATGCGATCTCGGCCATCATCATCGTCGGCGCCATGCTGGCGGCCGGCCTCACCGAAGGCGGCGTAGGCCGCGTCATGGGCACGGTGGCCGTGGCACTGGCCGCGGTGAACGTGTTCGGTGGCTTCCTGGTGACCCAGCGCATGCTGGAGATGTTCAAGAAGAAGGAACCGAAGGCGAAGGCTGACAACAAGGGAGGTGCGTGA
- a CDS encoding TorF family putative porin, whose translation MIATRLLTSAPAGLAAAVLFAMPFSPAFAQEASAPVAEPSTPHTFTANVSLVSDYRYRGISQTNLRPAIQGGFDYSHASGFYVGNWNSSISWLEDADSSVSSPVEMDFYGGFRNTFKLSDLEFNYDVGVLEYYYPGGYTTTRPYTTELYAGIGYGPVFLKYSHAVTNLFGIDDSKNSYYVDLSANVPLNVWGLTFNAHVGYQGVAHHSDASYTDWKLGLTKDLGKGFSLAVAYVDTNAKASFYTSANRGRYLGKAAAWASITKTF comes from the coding sequence ATGATCGCAACACGTCTGCTTACTTCGGCGCCGGCGGGCTTGGCCGCTGCCGTGCTGTTCGCCATGCCGTTTTCGCCGGCCTTTGCGCAGGAAGCCTCTGCGCCCGTGGCCGAACCTTCCACGCCCCATACGTTCACGGCCAATGTGTCGCTGGTATCCGACTACCGCTATCGCGGCATCAGCCAGACCAATCTGCGCCCGGCCATCCAGGGTGGATTCGACTATTCCCACGCCAGCGGCTTCTACGTCGGCAACTGGAACTCGAGTATCAGCTGGCTTGAGGACGCCGATTCGTCGGTGTCATCGCCCGTGGAAATGGATTTCTACGGTGGCTTCAGGAACACCTTCAAGCTGTCGGACCTCGAGTTCAACTACGACGTCGGCGTGCTGGAGTACTACTACCCAGGTGGGTACACCACTACGCGCCCGTACACCACGGAGCTGTACGCAGGCATCGGCTATGGCCCGGTGTTCCTGAAGTACTCGCATGCGGTGACCAATCTGTTCGGTATTGACGACAGCAAGAACAGTTACTACGTCGACCTGTCGGCGAATGTGCCGCTGAACGTCTGGGGTCTCACGTTCAATGCGCACGTGGGCTACCAGGGCGTGGCCCATCACAGCGATGCGTCGTACACGGACTGGAAACTCGGCCTGACCAAGGACCTGGGCAAGGGCTTCTCGCTGGCAGTGGCCTATGTGGATACCAACGCGAAGGCGTCGTTCTACACCAGCGCCAATCGTGGGCGATATCTCGGCAAGGCAGCGGCGTGGGCATCGATCACCAAGACGTTCTGA
- the dapA gene encoding 4-hydroxy-tetrahydrodipicolinate synthase, with the protein MPRIEFARPRIVDGLWLPMVTPLHHGQVDFDGVQRLAAHYADAGVDGLIVLGTTGEGGLLTDVERLQVAAATLEAVQGTVPVIAGVGGVATHAVCEQVRRLERLDLAGYLVPPPYYLRVSDEGIAWHLRSVASHTARPLMLYNVPKRTGCTISPDLTWRLAAHPQIVALKECDAAGMRALAGQDRLDVFCGDDAAMLDHLLRGGAGIVPASAHIRPDLFVRLIQLARTGREEAARALFRQLSPLIGMLFDEPNPAPVKAALALCGLARPEVRRPLMPASKSLVARLDAAIALLPPVVAREAA; encoded by the coding sequence ATGCCACGCATTGAGTTCGCTCGCCCGCGCATCGTCGATGGGCTATGGCTGCCGATGGTCACGCCGCTGCATCACGGCCAGGTGGATTTCGACGGCGTGCAACGGCTTGCCGCGCACTACGCGGATGCTGGCGTCGACGGTTTGATCGTGCTCGGCACGACCGGGGAGGGTGGCCTGCTGACCGACGTGGAGCGCCTTCAGGTCGCCGCCGCCACCCTCGAGGCCGTGCAAGGCACCGTGCCCGTGATCGCCGGGGTTGGCGGCGTGGCAACCCATGCGGTCTGCGAGCAGGTGCGTCGGCTCGAACGGCTTGATCTTGCTGGCTATCTCGTGCCGCCACCGTACTACTTGCGCGTGTCCGATGAAGGGATCGCGTGGCATTTGCGCAGCGTCGCCAGTCATACGGCCAGACCGCTGATGTTGTACAACGTGCCGAAGCGCACGGGCTGCACGATCTCGCCTGACCTCACGTGGCGTTTGGCCGCGCATCCGCAGATCGTGGCGCTCAAGGAGTGCGATGCGGCGGGAATGCGCGCGCTGGCAGGGCAGGATCGCCTTGACGTGTTCTGCGGCGATGACGCTGCCATGCTCGACCATCTGCTGCGCGGTGGCGCGGGAATCGTGCCGGCCTCGGCCCATATCCGGCCCGATCTGTTCGTGCGGCTGATTCAACTTGCGCGCACAGGGCGCGAGGAAGCGGCGCGCGCGCTGTTCCGGCAACTGTCGCCGCTGATCGGAATGCTGTTCGACGAGCCCAACCCAGCCCCGGTGAAGGCGGCGCTGGCGCTGTGTGGTCTGGCGCGTCCGGAGGTACGTCGACCGCTGATGCCGGCGTCGAAGTCACTTGTGGCGAGGCTCGACGCGGCGATTGCGCTGCTGCCGCCTGTCGTCGCGCGGGAAGCCGCCTGA